One genomic segment of Parus major isolate Abel chromosome 10, Parus_major1.1, whole genome shotgun sequence includes these proteins:
- the POLG gene encoding DNA polymerase subunit gamma-1: MSRVCWLRSARGCSPQPRRCSASSSASRPLPQEPRPEPAAGQRRMNPLNIQMLSRTLHEQIFRGAQVRYSAEEVRRSVQHLRRHDLWGKETSTLPDVELQLPRMYGDNIDEHFRLLAQKQSLPYLEAANELLRCELPPMPEQWAWKLGWTRYGPDGQAEPVDFPEERALVFDVEVCVADGHCPTLAVAVSPHAWYSWCSRRLLEQRYSWSSHLTLADLIPMESPAGASCASKQDWMERVVVGHNVAFDRAFIKEQYLIQGSKMRFLDTMSMHMAISGLTGFQRSLWMAAKHGKRKGLQQVKEHMKKMRSKAEGPAITSWDWVHVSSINNLADVHALYVGGEPLEKEARELFLKGTMADVRSNFQDLMSYCARDVQATHEVFQEQLPLFMERCPHPVTFAGMLEMGVSYLPVNGNWKRYLNDAQGIYEELQKEMKKSLMNLANDACQLLHEHRYKDDPWLWDLEWDTQEFKQKKNPGKKKKGQDGNSQVSPAAMDAEESAQELQEDPGPPSEEEELKVSASQLCLERLKETVALQPKRLQHLPGHPGWYRKLCPRLEEEGWVPGPSLISLQMRVTPKLMRLAWDGFPLHYSEKHGWGYLVPGRQDNLPAAPVETDGPSCPHRVIENLYRKHCLEKGKEQPPGLEVAVEDELLVMDSSTLWKKVEELSRIEVDPEEKMSKADQSLVLEEMEELRLAERRSQPSFHHGNGPYNDVNIPGCWFFKLPHKDGNSNNVGSPFSKDFLPQMEDGTLRAAVGRTHGTRALEINKMISFWRNAHKRISSQMVVWLKKGELPRVVTRHPDYNEEDNYGAILPQVVTAGTVTRRAVEPTWLTASNARADRVGSELKAMVQVPPGYSLVGADVDSQELWIAAVLGEAQFAGMHGCTAFGWMTLQGKKSNATDLHSKTAATVGISREHAKVFNYGRIYGAGQPFAERLLMQFNHRLTQQQAREKAQQMYAVTKGIRRFHLSEEGEWLVTKLDLAVDRAEDGSVSGQDVQRLQREAIKRSRNGKKWNVVEQRVWAGGTESEMFNKLESIALSPSPQTPVLGCHISRALEPDMVKGEFVTSRVNWVVQSSAVDYLHLMLVAMKWLFEEFDINGRFCISIHDEVRYLVQHQDRYRAALALQITNLLTRCMFAYKLGLQDLPQSVAFFSAVDIDQCLRKEVTMNCVTPSNPMGMEKYGIPQGEALDIYQIIEITKGSLEKQ; encoded by the exons ATGAGCCGCGTGTGCTGGCTGCGCTcggccaggggctgcagcccccagccccgccgATGCTCGGCCAGCTCCTCGGCCAGCCGCCCGCTGCCGCAGGAGCCGAGGCCGGAGCCGGCCGCGGGCCAGCGGCGCATGAACCCCCTCAACATCCAGATGCTGTCCAGGACCCTCCACGAGCAGATCTTCCGGGGGGCCCAGGTGCGCTACTCGGCCGAGGAGGTCCGGCGGAGCGTGCAGCACCTGCGGCGCCACGACCTGTGGGGCAAGGAGACCTCCACGCTGCCCGAcgtggagctgcagctgccccgCATGTACGGGGACAACATCGACGAGCACTTTCGCCTCCTGGCGCAGAAGCAGAGCTTGCCCTACCTGGAGGCGGCCAACGAGCTGCTGCGCTGCGAGCTGCCCCCAATGCCCGAGCAGTGGGCCTGGAAGCTGGGCTGGACCCGCTACGGCCCCGACGGGCAAGCGGAGCCTGTGGACTTCCCCGAGGAGCGGGCGCTGGTGTTCGATGTGGAGGTGTGCGTGGCCGATGGGCACTGCCCCACGCTGGCCGTGGCCGTCTCCCCGCACGCCTG GTACTCGTGGTGCAGCAGGCGGCTCCTGGAGCAGCGTTACTCCTGGTCCAGCCACCTCACCCTGGCCGACCTCATTCCTATGGAAAGCCCAGCAGGTGCCAGTTGTGCTAGCAAACAGGACTGGATGGAGAGAGTAGTGGTGGGACACAACGTAGCCTTCGACCGGGCGTTCATCAAGGAGCAGTACCTTATCCAG GGCTCCAAGATGCGTTTCCTGGACACCATGAGTATGCACATGGCCATCTCAGGGCTGACGGGCTTCCAGCGCAGCCTCTGGATGGCTGCCAAGCACGGCAAGaggaaggggctgcagcaggtcAAGGAGCACATGAAGAAAATGCGCAGCAAGGCAGAGGGGCCAGCG ATCACCTCGTGGGACTGGGTGCACGTCAGCAGCATCAACAACCTGGCCGATGTGCACGCGCTCTACGTCGGGGGGGAGCCGCTGGAGAAGGAGGCACGGGAGCTCTTTCTGAAGGGCACCATGGCTGATGTCAGGAGTAACTTCCAG gaccTGATGTCATACTGTGCCCGTGATGTCCAGGCCACCCATGAGGTGTTTCAAGAGCAGCTGCCACTCTTTATGGAGAG GTGCCCCCACCCTGTAACATTTGCAGGGATGCTGGAGATGGGAGTGTCCTACCTGCCAGTCAATGGGAATTGGAAGAGGTACCTGAACGATGCTCAGGGTATTtatgaggagctgcagaaggagatGAAGAAGTCCCTGATGAACCTGGCCAATGATGCCTGCCAGCTGTTACACGAGCACAG GTACAAGGATGACCCTTGGCTCTGGGATCTCGAATGGGACACACAGGAGTTTAAGCAAAAGAAGAACccagggaagaagaagaaaggtcAGGATGGGAACAGCCAAGTCTCCCCAGCAGCAATGGATGCAGAAGAGTCAGCACAGGAGTTGCAGGAGG ACCCTGGTCCCCCCagtgaggaggaagagctgaaaGTCTCTGCAAGCCAGCTCTGTCTGGAGCGCCTGAAGGAGACGGTCGCGCTGCAACCCAAGAGACTCCAGCACCTGCCGGGCCACCCGGG ctggtACCGCAAGCTGTGCCCACgcctggaggaggaggggtgGGTGCCTGGCCCCAGCCTCATCAGCCTGCAGATGAGGGTGACCCCAAAGCTGATGCGCCTGGCCTGGGACGGCTTCCCCCTCCATTACTCAGAAAAGCATGGCTGGGGATACCTGGTGCCAGGGCGGCAGGACAATTTGCCAGCAGCCCCTGTAGAGACCGATGGCCCCTCCTGCCCACACAG ggTGATTGAGAACCTGTACAGGAAGCACTGCCTGGAGAAGGGCAaggagcagcccccagggctggaggtggctgtAGAGGATGAGCTGTTGGTGATGGACAGCAGCACACTGTGGAAGAAG GTGGAGGAGCTGAGCCGGATTGAGGTGGatccagaggagaaaatgagCAAAGCAGACCAGAGCCTGGTGCTG GAGGAAATGGAAGAGCTGCGGCTGGCAGAGAGGAGGAGCCAGCCCTCATTCCACCATGGCAATGGTCCCTACAATGATGTCAACATCCCTGGGTGCTGGTTCTTCAAGCTGCCTCACAAG GATGGGAACAGTAACAACGTGGGAAGCCCTTTTTCCAAGGATTTCCTGCCCCAGATGGAGGACGGCACCTTGCGGGCCGCTGTGGGCCGCACCCACGGGACAAGAGCCCTTGAGATTAACAAAATGATCTCATTTTGGAGGAATGCTCACAAGCGGATCAG TTCCCAGATGGTGGTGTGGCTGAAGAAAGGGGAGCTGCCTCGTGTGGTGACCAG GCATCCTGACTATAACGAGGAGGACAATTACGGAGCCATCCTGCCGCAGGTGGTGACCGCAGGCACTGTCACCCGCCGGGCGGTGGAGCCCACCTGGCTGACAGCCAGCAACGCCCGG GCCGACCGGGTGGGCAGTGAGCTGAAAGCCATGGTCCAGGTGCCACCTGGTTACTCCCTGGTGGGAGCAGACGTGGATTCCCAGGAGCTCTGGATCGCCGCTGTGCTCGGCGAGGCGCAGTTCGCCGGCATGCACG GCTGCACGGCCTTCGGCTGGATGACTCTGCAGGGCAAGAAGAGCAACGCCACGGACTTGCACAGCAAGACGGCCGCCACCGTGGGCATCAGCCGGGAGCACGCCAAGGTCTTCAACTACGGGCGCATCTATGGGGCAGGGCAGCCCTTTGCCGAGCGGCTGCTGATGCAGTTCAACCACCGGCTGACCCAGCAGCAGGCGCGGGAGAAGGCCCAGCAGATGTACGCCGTCACCAAGGGCATCCGCAG GTTTCATCTCTCTGAGGAGGGGGAGTGGCTGGTGACGAAGCTGGACCTGGCTGTGGACAGGGCGGAGGATGGGTCGGTGTCGGGCCAGGATGTCCAGCGGCTCCAGAGAGAAGCCATTAAAAG GTCCCGGAACGGGAAGAAGTGGAATGTGGTGGAGCAAAGAGTGTGGGCTGGAGGCACCGAGTCTGAGATGTTCAACAAGCTGGAAAGCATTGCCTTATCCCCCTCCCCACAGaccccagtgctgggctgtCACATCAGCAGGGCCCTGGAGCCTGACATGGTCAAGGGGGAG TTTGTGACCAGCAGAGTGAACTGGGtggtgcagagctcagctgttGACTACCTGCACCTCATGTTGGTTGCCATGAAGTGGCTGTTTGAGGAGTTTGACATCAACGGGCGCTTCTGCATCAGCATCCACGACGAGGTGCGGTACCTGGTCCAGCACCAGGATCGCTACCgggcagccctggccctgcagatCACCAACCTCCTCACAAG GTGTATGTTTGCCTACAAACTGGGCCTCCAGGATCTGCCCCAGTCAGTGGCTTTCTTCAGTGCGGTGGATATTGACCAGTGCTTGAGGAAAGAGGTGACCATGAACTGTGTGACGCCATCAAATCCCATGGGGATGGAGAAGTACGGCATCCCTCAAG GGGAAGCACTGGATATTTATCAGATAATTGAAATAACCAAAGGTTCGCTGGAGAAGCAATGA